The proteins below are encoded in one region of Chiloscyllium plagiosum isolate BGI_BamShark_2017 chromosome 7, ASM401019v2, whole genome shotgun sequence:
- the LOC122551902 gene encoding mucin-5AC-like, which yields MDLERAQHTDREWAQRTNCEWAQHTDLELAQQTDLERAQHTDHEWAQRTDCEWAQHMDLEWAYHTDHEWAQHTDLKRAQHTDLEWSQHTDHEWAQHTDREWAQHTDLERAQHMDREWAQHTDHEWAQHMDIERVQHTDLEHAQHTDLEWAQHTDLEHAQHKDLEWAQHTDLEHAQHMDLKWASTWTSSRPSTRTLSGPSTRTTSGPSTRTMSGPSTRTFSVPSTWTASGRSTRTLSVPSTRTASGRSTRTVSGPSTRTASGRSTRTVSGPSTRTLSVPSTQIVIGPSTQTVSGPSTQTLSVPSTWTASGSRTRTASGPSTRTASGPSTRTASGPSTRTASGPSTRTASGPSTRTMSMASTWTLSGPSTRTMSMPAHGPRACPYFSGARARHDTRIVGCHINRGDIGEVSLSVTDGI from the coding sequence atgGACCTCGAGCGGGCCCAGCACACGGATCGTGAGTGGGCTCAGCGCACGAActgtgagtgggcccagcacacgGACCTCGAGTTGGCCCAGCAAACGGACCTCGAGCGGGCCCAGCACACGGACCATGAGTGGGCCCAGCGCACGGActgtgagtgggcccagcacatgGACCTCGAGTGGGCCTACCACACGGAccatgagtgggcccagcacacgGACCTCAAGCGGGCCCAGCACACGGACCTCGAGTGGTCCCAGCACACGGAccatgagtgggcccagcacacggaccgtgagtgggcccagcacacgGACCTCGAGCGGGCCCAGCACATGGAccgtgagtgggcccagcacacgGACCATGAATGGGCCCAGCACATGGACATCGAGCGTGTCCAGCACACGGACCTCGAACATGCCCAGCACACGgaccttgagtgggcccagcacacgGACCTCGAACATGCCCAGCACAAGgaccttgagtgggcccagcacacaGACCTCGAACATGCCCAGCACATGGATCTCAAGTGGGCCAGCACATGGACCTCGAGCAGGCCCAGCACACGGACTTTGAGCGGGCCCAGCACACGGACcacaagtgggcccagcacacgGACCATGAGCGGGCCCAGCACACGGACCTTCAGCGTGCCCAGCACATGGACCGCGAGTGGGCGCAGCACACGGACCTTGAGCGTGCCCAGCACACGGACCGCGAGTGGGCGCAGCACACGGAccgtgagtgggcccagcacacgGACCGCGAGTGGGCGCAGCACACGGAccgtgagtgggcccagcacacgGACCTTGAGCGTGCCCAGCACACAGATCGTGATTGGGCCCAGCACACAGActgtgagtgggcccagcacacaGACCTTGAGCGTGCCCAGCACATGGACCGCGAGTGGGTCCAGGACACGGACcgcgagtgggcccagcacacgGACcgcgagtgggcccagcacacgAACcgcgagtgggcccagcacacgGACcgcgagtgggcccagcacacgGACcgcgagtgggcccagcacacgGACCATGAGCATGGCCAGCACATGgaccttgagtgggcccagcacacgGACCATGAGCATGCCAGCACATGGACCGCGAGCATGCCCTTACTTTTCCGGGGCGAGAGCAAGACATGACACCAGAATTGTTGGCTGCCACATCAACAGAGGTGACATCGGTGAGGTCAGCCTATCAGTGACAGATGGCATCTGA